The Rhizobium sp. WSM4643 genome contains the following window.
TGGTGTTTGGGTTGCCAGTAGCAACGATATCGAAGGGCTGGCCGTCGAGGCCGACACCCTCGAAGCCCTCGAGCCTAAAGTTGTGGCAGCTATAACCGACCTTTTCGAGCTTAACGGCTTCACCTCGAGTCTGCCGGAAATCCCCGTCCATATCATGGCCGAACAGCTCGTTCGCATCCCCAATCCGACCTACTGAGCGCATGGCCGGCTATCTCCGCGAACTCAAAGAGTTATTGCTGAAAGCCGGCTGCGAATACGTGCGACCGGGAAAGGGTGATCATGAAATCTGGTACAGCCGATTTCTAACCGCCACTTCACGGTCGACCATGGTGTAAAATCCCGCCATACGGCCAATGAAACGCTAAAACAGGCCGGACTTCCGAAGGCTTTTTGATCGAGGCGCAATGGCAATGCCTACAGCCAGACGATCGTCCGCTCCGTGGTTTCGATCCTGATGATCCGATCCTGTGGGATCGCACCTTCCGCAGCAGTGCTTTTCGGCAGGTCGGCGATCGTCTGGAACAGCGTGCGGATGACGCCGCCATGCGTCACGCAGACCGTCGGCCGATCGACCGAGTTCAGCCAAGAGCCGGTGCGCCAGGAGAGGATTTCATAGCTTTCCGCATCATCGCCGGGCGGGATAAAATCCCATTTCGAGGCGTTGCGCTCCGCTACCCGCTCGCGCTGCGTCGCCTTCAACTCCTTGATCGTTGAGCCTTCCCAGTCGCCGAAGGAAATTTCCACCAGCCTTGGATCGGTGCGATAGGCCAGCGGCGGCAGGCCCATGGCGGTGCGCATGATTTCCATCGTCGCGCGCGTGCGCTGGAGCGGGCTTGCGACGAAATCGAACTGGTCGATCGTGTCGCCGAGAATCCCGGCAAGCGCGATGCCGTTCTGCCGGGCCTGTTCCAGGCCCGTGGCATTCATCGGGATATCCTTCTGACCCTGCAGGCGGCGCTCGGCATTCCAGGCGGTCTGGCCGTGTCTGATCACGTAGATAAGCACGGTCTCGCATCCATATGGAGAAATCAGTCCTTGATGACGGAAATGTCGGGCGCGTCGACCGCCTTCATGCCGATGACATGATAGCCGCTGTCGGCGTGATGCACTTCGCCGGTGACGGAGCGCGAGAGATCCGACAGGAGATAGAGGCCGACATCGCCGACTTCCTCGATGGTGACGGTACGGCGCAACGGCGCGTTATATTCGTTCCACTTCAGAATATAGCGGAAATCGCCGATGCCGGAGGCGGCAAGCGTCTTGATCGGTCCGGCCGAAACGGCGTTGACGCGGATGTTCTGGGGGCCGAGATCGACGGCAAGATACTTGACGCTGGCTTCGAGCGCGGCCTTGGCGACACCCATGACGTTATAGTTCGGCATCACCTTTTCGGCGCCGTAATAGGTCAGCGTCAGCATGGCGCCGCCATCCGTCATCAGCTTCTCGGCGCGGCGTGCGACCGAGGTGAAGGAATAGACGGAGATCTGCATCGTCTTGGTGAAATTGTCGGGCGAGGTGTCGACGTAGCGGCCGGTCAGCTCGTCCTTGTCGGAAAAGCCGATCGCATGCACGAGGAAATCGATCTTGCCCCAGAGCTTTTCGACGTTTTCGAAAACGGCGTCGATGGTTGCTTCGTCGGCGACGTCACAATGGCCGACGAGCGTCGCGCCGATTTCGGCGGCGAGCGGCTCGACGCGCTTCTTCAGCGCATCGCCCTGGTAGGTGAGCGCAACTTCTCCGCCCTGCGCATGAATGGCCTTGGCAATACCCCACGCAATCGAACGATTGTTGGCGACACCCATGATGACGCCGCGTTTGCCTGCCATGAGGCCGGATGCTTGAGCCATATTTCGCTCCCTAGGATTCTGATCGATCCTGCCTATGGCATAGGCCGTTAATCGGTTCAAGCTTGGCCGGGATCATCAACTGTTAGGGATCGTAATAAAGGGTGCGAATGTCATAAAAATTTCATAGGAACAGGCCTTCGCGCATGCTCCGCATGAGATCGGTGATTTTGTCGTCGGGTTTTTCCCACAAGATAATGCGCAATTCGACGACGAGATCGCCTCTGCCGCCCTCTTCGCGGGGCAATCCCTGGCCGGGAACACGGATCGTCTTGTCCGAGCCCGACCATGCCGGGATCGTCACGTTCAGCGGGCCGCTCGGTCCTTCGATACGCGCCTCGGTGCCGAGCACGGCATTTTCGATGCTGAGCGGCAGCACGGCGTGCAGATCGAAACCATCGACCGTGAAGCGCGGATCGGGTGCAATGCGAATGTTGACGACGGCGTCGCCGCGCTGCATGCCCGGCAGTTTGAAGCCCTGTCCCTTGAGCCTGATCTCGTGACCGTCGGTCGTGCCTGCCGGCAATGCGAAGCCGACTTCGCGGCCCTCCGGCAATGACGCCGTGATCCAGCCGCTCTTCAACACGTCGTCGATAGTGACCGTCGCCGTTGTCACCTCATCCGGCGCCCTTTCGAGGCCGGTGTCCTTGGCGCCGGTGAAACGGCGCACCAGATTTGTCAGGATGCTGAGTGGCAGCGACAGGTTGGCGGCGGCATTTGCCGCCGCTTCGCCCGCTTCCTCGTCGCCCTTGGTGTCGGCCTCGGCGGCGTCGCCATCCATGCGCTTGCCGGCGTCGCCCTGGGCGTTTTGTGTCTGCTGATTTTGGGCCTGCTGATATTGCGTCTGCTGGGCGCGACCCTGCGCTTGGCCGCCGGCGGCAGCCCGGGCCTGGGCGCCGAAAATGCGATCCACCATCTCATCGGCCGCCTCAGCGGAACCTGCCTGTTGCCTGGAGCCGTCGGCGGCAGCCTTCTGGGCGGCGGCGCGCGCCAGCTCTTCCATCACGCGCTCGGCATTGGCCTGCGCCGCCTTGGCGCGCACGGCCGCCTCGCGGGCGGCCTGGCGCTGCTGCATGATCGTCTGTTCGTGCTTCTTGGCTTCGGCCATCCGCAGGGCATTGTCGAACAGGCTGCGTTTGCGCGGGTCCTTCAGCGTTTCATAGGCGCGGCCGATCTCGGCGAATCGGGCCGTTGCTGTCGGATCGTCCTGATTGTGGTCGGGATGGGCTGATTTGGCCATGTTGCGCCAAGCCGCCTTGATCTCGTCTACTGCCGCGTCGCGCTTGACGCCCAGAATTTTATAAGGATCGCGCATGTTAAAACCGCCGGTGTTGCGATGCGGCAAGCCTCGTCCTTGCCCGGCATCCCCGTTCAATAAAACGTATGTGGCGCCGCCCGCTACATAGGCAGGAACAGCCACTCTCAACGCCGATCCTGCGGCGGAGTTGCTAATCACTTGTTATTTCTGTGGAGACATGTGGGGTGTTTTGCGGCGAATGGTTAGCTCTTTGCTAAGCACGCGGCAGAAAGTGGACGGGCGTTAACCTGTCGGCGACGGCGCTACCCGTCTTTTCGGGCGCGCAAAAGGACGCTGTCACACATTTGATTATGCAGAGGCAGATCAGCTTTCCCGCCGGATCAACTTTCCCGCCGGATCAACTTTCCGGCTGGAAGCTCAGAAGCTGCCAGTTGCCGCCGCCGACGAGGCAGGTCTTGCCGTAGAATTTGGCGATGCCGACATAGGAATGGCGGGTCGTGCGGAACTGCCGGCAGACCTGGCCGGACTCATTGTTCTCGACGATCGTTTCGATGACGCCGGCACTGCCGGTCGATGCGTTCGCCCAGGGAAGCGGCTGGCCCTCCAGCCTTTCCACGTCGGCCGACGTGACGGCGTTGCGCACGGTCATCTCGTCGGAGAGCGTGTCCGTGCTCGGCGGCGTCTGCGGCACGGTGCCGGTTGCCACCGACCGGTCGACCTTGGCGTCACTCAGGAAATCCATGCCGCCGCCGACGCAGCCGGAAAGCGACAACATCGCGACGCCGATGACGAAGGATGCGCTGCTGCGTCGCCGCAGCCCCTTTGTATAGCGAGATGACTTTGCTATGACTTCCACCCTGCATCCTGTCCAGTTATCAAAAGCTGGGCGAGTTTTGAATAATCCGGGGCATTTGAACCAATATGTCGGCAAACGAGTTAACAAGCGGTGACTTTACCGAAAGTGGCGAGCCCTTCAAGCTCTTTGCCGAATGGCTGAAAGAAGCGGAGGCCTCCGAGCCCAACGACCCCAATGCGGTGGCGCTGGCGACGGTCGATGAAGATGGTCTTCCGAATGTCCGCATGGTTCTCCTGAAGGGATTCGACGAAGATGGTTTCGTCTTCTACACCAATTTCGAGAGCCAGAAAGGCCGCGAAATTCTTGGCCAGAAAAAGGCCGCCATGTGCTTTCACTGGAAAAGCCTGCGCCGTCAAGTGCGGCTGCGCGGTCCCGTCGAGATCGTCACCGACGCCGAAGCCGACGCCTATTTCAAGACGCGGGCGCGCGGCAGCCGCATCGGCGCCTGGGCCTCCAAACAGTCCCGCCCGCTCGAAAGCCGTTTCGCGCTGGAGAAGGCCGTGGCCGAATATACCGCGCGTTATGCCATCGGCGAGATTCCGCGCCCCGCCTACTGGTCGGGCTTCCGCATCCGGCCGACCTCGATCGAATTCTGGAAGGACCAGAAATTCCGCCTGCATGACCGCGTCGAATTTCGCCGGCCATCACCGGAAGGCGAATGGGACAAGGTGCGGATGTATCCGTAACGGGCTTTACCGGCCCATCAGCTTCAGCGGTATGCCGGAAGCAAGCGCCGAGACGTAGCGTCGCTTCTGGTAGAAGCCGTTGAGCGAAATGCGCGGGAGATAACCGGTGAGCCGGGCTGCCGGCAGCCCGGGTTGCGTGGTGACCGCGAGGGTAAAGCCGAGATTGCGTGCGATGCGCGCCTCGCGGGCGGTCGCAGCCTCCGGCGTGCCGTAGGGGTAGGCGATCGTCTCGGGACGGATGCCGGTCACCGCCTCGAGGTAATCCGCCGAAGCCTGCATCTCGATTCGCGCTTCGGCTTCCGGCAGGCGGGCGAGCGCGCGATGGCTGATCGTATGGGCGCCAAGCGCTGCGAGCGGATGGCTGGCGAGCCAATGCAAGTCGCCAGGCCCCATTACCAGTTTGCGAACGATGTCCGTCGGCTCGATGTCGTTTTCCCGCGCCAGCAGATCGATCGCGGCGACGGCGCGCGCCTCGTCGGAGCGGTGGATATACCAGGCGAAGCGGTCGAAGGCATGCCATTGCTGCTGCAGGCTGTCGAGCACCAGGCGCTCCATGCCGCGGCCGAAATCGAAGCGGATTTCCGGCGCGTGGCGCAAGAGGATTGCCAGCGTCTCCCACCAGATACTGTGAGAGCCCTCGGCAAAACCCTTGGCGACGAACACCGTGAACGGCGCCTGATGCCGCTCGAACACCGGCAGCGCATATTCCAGATTGTTGCTGTATCCGTCGTCGAGCGTGAAGGCCGCAAACGGCTGTGCGCCCTCGGGCTCTGCCAGCAGCGCCGGCACCTGATCGAGCGGCACGAAGCGATAGCCCTGCCGCCTCAGCCGCTGCAGCGCCGCGTCGAGAAAACGCGGGGTGA
Protein-coding sequences here:
- a CDS encoding polysaccharide deacetylase family protein; translated protein: MTGQFKRLAKRAAIGAGLELSWLLGSAGLMREARGRGVVFTLHHVRPHVLESFEPNAHLEITPRFLDAALQRLRRQGYRFVPLDQVPALLAEPEGAQPFAAFTLDDGYSNNLEYALPVFERHQAPFTVFVAKGFAEGSHSIWWETLAILLRHAPEIRFDFGRGMERLVLDSLQQQWHAFDRFAWYIHRSDEARAVAAIDLLARENDIEPTDIVRKLVMGPGDLHWLASHPLAALGAHTISHRALARLPEAEARIEMQASADYLEAVTGIRPETIAYPYGTPEAATAREARIARNLGFTLAVTTQPGLPAARLTGYLPRISLNGFYQKRRYVSALASGIPLKLMGR
- a CDS encoding RT0821/Lpp0805 family surface protein translates to MEVIAKSSRYTKGLRRRSSASFVIGVAMLSLSGCVGGGMDFLSDAKVDRSVATGTVPQTPPSTDTLSDEMTVRNAVTSADVERLEGQPLPWANASTGSAGVIETIVENNESGQVCRQFRTTRHSYVGIAKFYGKTCLVGGGNWQLLSFQPES
- a CDS encoding histidine phosphatase family protein, with protein sequence MLIYVIRHGQTAWNAERRLQGQKDIPMNATGLEQARQNGIALAGILGDTIDQFDFVASPLQRTRATMEIMRTAMGLPPLAYRTDPRLVEISFGDWEGSTIKELKATQRERVAERNASKWDFIPPGDDAESYEILSWRTGSWLNSVDRPTVCVTHGGVIRTLFQTIADLPKSTAAEGAIPQDRIIRIETTERTIVWL
- a CDS encoding DUF1902 domain-containing protein, whose amino-acid sequence is MKHASIIVRADWDEEAGVWVASSNDIEGLAVEADTLEALEPKVVAAITDLFELNGFTSSLPEIPVHIMAEQLVRIPNPTY
- the pdxH gene encoding pyridoxamine 5'-phosphate oxidase, which codes for MSANELTSGDFTESGEPFKLFAEWLKEAEASEPNDPNAVALATVDEDGLPNVRMVLLKGFDEDGFVFYTNFESQKGREILGQKKAAMCFHWKSLRRQVRLRGPVEIVTDAEADAYFKTRARGSRIGAWASKQSRPLESRFALEKAVAEYTARYAIGEIPRPAYWSGFRIRPTSIEFWKDQKFRLHDRVEFRRPSPEGEWDKVRMYP
- the fabI gene encoding enoyl-ACP reductase FabI, whose product is MAQASGLMAGKRGVIMGVANNRSIAWGIAKAIHAQGGEVALTYQGDALKKRVEPLAAEIGATLVGHCDVADEATIDAVFENVEKLWGKIDFLVHAIGFSDKDELTGRYVDTSPDNFTKTMQISVYSFTSVARRAEKLMTDGGAMLTLTYYGAEKVMPNYNVMGVAKAALEASVKYLAVDLGPQNIRVNAVSAGPIKTLAASGIGDFRYILKWNEYNAPLRRTVTIEEVGDVGLYLLSDLSRSVTGEVHHADSGYHVIGMKAVDAPDISVIKD
- a CDS encoding J domain-containing protein, whose product is MPHRNTGGFNMRDPYKILGVKRDAAVDEIKAAWRNMAKSAHPDHNQDDPTATARFAEIGRAYETLKDPRKRSLFDNALRMAEAKKHEQTIMQQRQAAREAAVRAKAAQANAERVMEELARAAAQKAAADGSRQQAGSAEAADEMVDRIFGAQARAAAGGQAQGRAQQTQYQQAQNQQTQNAQGDAGKRMDGDAAEADTKGDEEAGEAAANAAANLSLPLSILTNLVRRFTGAKDTGLERAPDEVTTATVTIDDVLKSGWITASLPEGREVGFALPAGTTDGHEIRLKGQGFKLPGMQRGDAVVNIRIAPDPRFTVDGFDLHAVLPLSIENAVLGTEARIEGPSGPLNVTIPAWSGSDKTIRVPGQGLPREEGGRGDLVVELRIILWEKPDDKITDLMRSMREGLFL